Below is a genomic region from Triticum dicoccoides isolate Atlit2015 ecotype Zavitan chromosome 5A, WEW_v2.0, whole genome shotgun sequence.
ATTCCATAGTGATTTCAGAATAAGTAGACTAGTTAAGTCTGAAAAAGCAAAAGATAACATTGTAAGAATCACATTTTTGAACGTAAAGGCTTATCATTATCCTCCCTTCCTTTTTTATACAAATCTGACACATTTGTGCACGCCAACATGAACTAAAACACATACTAGCACAACTCTTCTGAGAATATTTTGAATTAATACACGTGTATAGACAGGCCCTTGTATTTACATTTACAAATGCATCAAGTATTACCTGTAAATGGAATACATTGATGTTGGTAAAAAGCGCTTGGCTGTTTAAGTATTTAATCATTGTTACGATTTACTCCCTCCTTTCTAATTGGGCATGGCTCCAAATCTTAGTCAAATGATAGAACATATAAAAAAGAATATAGTATCAATTGAGACTTGATTAAGTCTCAGTCAACTGAGATTTAGCAATTCCGTTTCTTATTTATAGGTATCTCTAGCACATATCAGAACAGTTATACCATTAGGAACTATAATATTTCAAATTTCTAATGCTATAATATTTATGATAtactcatatactccctccgttccgaaataattgtctttctagagatttcaacaagtgactacatacggagcaagatgagtgaatctacactctaaaacatgtctacatacatccgtatgttgtagtccatttgagatggctagaaagacaattattttggaacggagggagtaacttatAATATGTACGTGTAAGCCTTCTataaccagaaaggaggtagtgaTATCGTTTAGCACCCTGTTGGCATTTATAGGATGAGATGCTGAAATTCGTTTGACGTCCAAGCACAAGGCAGAACAAAATCAAGACGATCATAGGTGGGCGACTCCACCTTTCAGTAGCAAATGATTCAAAGTAAATAAGTACTTGCTCACATGAATTCAGTACAAACTACACTGACTGAGTAACATACAAAATGTAAGCGCCCACACATCAGACCAAAGCGATTGCGACGACAGAGACTGCGAACTAGGAGCATCTTCTTGCAGCGGCAAACATCCGTATGCTCTGGTTTTGCTCAACCAAATGCGGCACAAAGGAACTCCTTGTAAATGCTCATGAACTTGGCCACGAAAGCTGCAGAAACAGTAGCAAAACATGGGTGCAGACGAGTCAGGGATCAGTTTTTGAGTACCAACTAGGCTAGTGCCGCCACAATGGTAGCCACCCAAAATATTGAAATACAATGTACACAGATCATGAGGTATATATATGCCAGATTAAGGGCATCTCTGATCCAAAGGATTTCCTTAAGAACTGTGGAGGATTGTAAGGAGTTTTTCATATGTTGTTGGTTCAATTTGTAGGATTGTATTCCACTACATTTTGAGGGAAAGTTTCTATTAACTTGTCTCTCTTTGAAACAAGACCTATATTTTTAATAGTGCAACCAAATCTATGGTTTTTACTTATTACGTGGTGCCATCAAATCGTATTGTGAGACGACATAGCTAGGTCCATTTATGCCGATAATAATCAGATAAGTCAAACTATTGGTACAATACAAATATGCACACGCTAGACCAACAAGAAACCTGACAACATTATGCACAACACACCAGTTTCTAAAAGGTGCACAAGATGTACCTTCCAGATGAAAAATGGCCTTTGACCCAAGTCGCATCTTGTGTTCCTGCCAAAGACATGACACCAGAGCTTAACAAGCAGATTTATCACAAGAATGAAAATAAGCATCAATAAGGAGGAAAATACAAAATTAAGGCCATAGAACTAAGAGGTAGAGCTAGTACTATGTGAAATTAGTGGAGATAGAACATGAAAAGTCTACTGTACTCCTACGTTACAAAGAACATATGAAACTAAATTGGCTGGGAGCTGGGAAAAAATGTTAGCATAACAATTACTCACATAGTGTGCAGCCCAGTGACAAACTTCATGCTTTAAATCAGAGTCTAACTTCTTCATTAACTCGGTTAACAACTTCTGCAATTGTCAAAAACAAGTTTAACTTGCACCCACATTAAAGGTCATCGAAAAATGAAGGTaaagcagcaatagaagcattgtgTCACCTTCAAGATGCTTTCAGGTGGGATACAATTCACAAGTAACTCATAGAATTTCTGGCGTACAGAATATAGCCTGAAATATTAATTTTACTATTCAAAGTCAAATCAAAGCGAAACCAGAAAATGTCTTAGATGACTCACTATGTAAGGAAAATTAGTAAACAGATATTGTGAAGAACAAAAGTGCGTAACAGATGGTGAACCACCAAAAATAGCAGATGTCGCTTCCATATGGTGTGACACAAGACGAAAATATAACATTCCAAGCAGATGCAGATCCATTACCATGCCTATTAGATTAAATAAGTAAAGTACAAGACATCTCATGACATCAATGCTGGCTGCTGGCCGCATGTAGGTTACGAAATCTCTTCAATTCTGAAGATCTTCCTAATAATTCTACAATGGGTATCCACTGATGGCCGGGAGCCATTATGATGCATGAAAAGAGGGCTCGAGGGAGAACAATAATGTAATAGTATCTTTacagaaaaaaggaaaacaaataTGTGGTGactaaaaatgaaaaatgaaaacatGTAAACAGGAAATGAAAGGAAAAGGCAAACATTAGGGACTGCAGCTCAATAGAAGTTGGAAATGAAACACGACAGACCTTTTAGGGCTTTGTTCACTCAAGATTTCAGTTGCTATTTCAGACACATACTGCTCCCAGTCAAGAGGAGGCGCCACTTGATTTGCTGAAAATGGATATCTGCAATAtagaaacagaagaaaaaaacttaAGGGAAAACCAGATAAATGTAAAAACTAAAGGGCGTAAACAGTGAGATACATGATACAAATATAAAACTAGGGACACAGCACAACCAACATTAACAGAACTGCAGTAACAATTAAAGGTAGCAGTCGGGCTTACTGCTGGACTTTGCATGTCTCAAAAAATAATATTGCTCGCCTCAAGTTGCGGTTTGATTGAGCTGCTATCCGAGCAGCAAATCCAAATGGAAGTTGCAGATTCTCTTTCTTCCCAATGAATTCCAGTACTTGTACAATCTGCAAATGGGCAAGGTTTAGGGGTGCAGTATGCATAACTTCTTCAACTATACATAGAATAATGAGGTTGGAGCACAGTTAAAAATTTCACTACCATTTCCTTGCTGTGAACATGGTACAAATAAACTGATAAAAGCATAGATTCAAACCTTACATAGAGCAGTTCAAACAACCCTGGTAAAGTCCCGACTTTACAGATTCAATTCACAACACTTATGAAAATGAATAAAGCTCAATTTACCATAACTGAACTAATTACCAAGCTCAGAAGCAAAGGAACCCATGCAAGTTTTGAACACCCTATTAGACATAGTAGCACCGACCATGAAATCAAGCCAAAGATCCACAACTGACACTAGTTGCAGTAAAAATGGCATCAAATATCCATTACTAACCTGATCTTCGGTAGGTGCATTCACTCGCACATTCAAGCAACGGGACCTTACAGCTTCTGTCACCTTTGAGGAGCTATTACAGCATAATATGAGTCTACACGATGCACTGTATTTCTCCATTGTCCTACGGAGGGAATGTTGTGCTTCTCGTGACAGCTTGTCAACTTCATTTAGGACAAGCACTGCAAATATACAAAGTATGTTTAAGTTTATGTTGAATGAGGAATTTGTTTTTAAATAAAGCAAGCATACAGCCTAAGCAAGTGGCATGGTCACTTTGCATAGCATCATCTGTTTATGCACTTGTTGAAATCATCCACTgaaaagtactacctccgtcccttaatataagacatttttgcagttcaatttgaactgcaaaaacgtcttatattaagcaaCGGAGGTAGTAACGAGTAAATCATCTAGCATTGTATAAGACAACTTCATGCTATATAGAGATGTTTCATCATTACAGGGTGCAATAGACAATGGTGCCAGGGGAAGAAAAGCTAGTGGCAACTTCTTTGTAAGACAACAATATTTGGAACTAGAGAGTTATAAGAACAAAATCAGAAGAAGTACCAACCTTTAAATGCTCTCTTGCCCTTGGCATCAATCGGCCTACTCTTGGCCATCTCTTTGATAACCTCCTGAACAACATACCTGTCCTGAAAGCCAGCATCGCTGGGGTTCATTTCCACATGGTGGGAACTTGACAACATCGCCAGCTCTAGATCAAATGTCCTCGTCCCGGTCTGTACAAAGGAAATTGCACATCAAACTCTCAGACATATTCA
It encodes:
- the LOC119303483 gene encoding replication factor C subunit 5; translated protein: MLWVDKHRPKTLDKVIVHEQVAQNLKKFVAEQDCPHLLFYGPPGSGKKTLIMALIKQMFGAGVEKVKMENKTWKIDTGTRTFDLELAMLSSSHHVEMNPSDAGFQDRYVVQEVIKEMAKSRPIDAKGKRAFKVLVLNEVDKLSREAQHSLRRTMEKYSASCRLILCCNSSSKVTEAVRSRCLNVRVNAPTEDQIVQVLEFIGKKENLQLPFGFAARIAAQSNRNLRRAILFFETCKVQQYPFSANQVAPPLDWEQYVSEIATEILSEQSPKRLYSVRQKFYELLVNCIPPESILKKLLTELMKKLDSDLKHEVCHWAAHYEHKMRLGSKAIFHLEAFVAKFMSIYKEFLCAAFG